From one Drosophila gunungcola strain Sukarami chromosome 2R unlocalized genomic scaffold, Dgunungcola_SK_2 000006F, whole genome shotgun sequence genomic stretch:
- the LOC128255097 gene encoding protein mono-ADP-ribosyltransferase Parp16, which translates to MTLLSVGASAPGFYGHQPAKRIGWRRLAALLPQSIVVPLNGARAPSSHLDMRALTLVQRRLQDDFMGCEALWTIFVAAAWSYRYRTRLRPMPSHWGGSIEVLCSTLGHVPRLELLQQQLMHCDYRACSSNVVRLLTDILVDQADRVFLSSLRPCEFAELYAHLGMPAPQRPPSQIFEVRTGRENGRGEAYSRLRQANKESVRLGFYGCKLEKLYAMLNHNPLGDRKCLELTSDVNEALARSKPQAGLGGSRCGSILRCVAVVEFVFQDNETSADKKHVIIEKEETMQVSYILLYGQSCVEHAAERQMQLMAKPCRKLLCWLESHQEEAISLGVGLLIVSSMAHFGCSFFRLFARTGLHVLKRGLL; encoded by the coding sequence ATGACGCTGCTTTCGGTGGGAGCCTCGGCCCCAGGATTCTATGGTCACCAACCGGCGAAGCGGATCGGCTGGCGGCGATTGGCGGCCCTACTGCCGCAGTCCATAGTAGTGCCACTAAATGGGGCACGAGCCCCCAGTTCGCATCTGGACATGAGGGCCCTGACCCTCGTGCAGCGACGCCTTCAGGATGACTTCATGGGCTGTGAGGCATTGTGGACCATATTCGTGGCCGCCGCCTGGAGCTATCGCTACCGGACGCGACTGAGACCAATGCCCAGCCACTGGGGGGGATCCATCGAAGTGCTGTGCAGCACCCTGGGGCATGTCCCCCGActggagctgctgcagcagcagctcatGCACTGCGACTACCGGGCCTGCTCCTCCAATGTGGTGCGTCTGCTAACAGACATCTTGGTGGATCAGGCCGATCGCGTGTTCCTCAGCTCCCTGCGACCTTGTGAGTTTGCCGAACTGTATGCCCATCTGGGGATGCCCGCCCCCCAGCGTCCGCCCTCCCAGATCTTTGAGGTGCGAACGGGCAGGGAGAACGGAAGGGGTGAGGCCTATTCCCGTTTGCGGCAGGCGAACAAGGAATCCGTTCGCCTCGGTTTCTACGGTTGCAAGCTGGAGAAGCTGTATGCCATGCTGAACCACAATCCTCTAGGGGATCGAAAGTGCCTGGAACTAACCAGCGATGTCAATGAAGCTCTGGCCAGGAGTAAGCCACAAGCTGGTCTGGGTGGCTCGCGATGCGGTTCGATTCTCCGCTGTGTGGCCGTGGTTGAGTTCGTTTTCCAGGACAACGAAACCAGCGCCGATAAAAAGCATGTAATCATCGAGAAGGAGGAAACCATGCAGGTGTCCTATATCCTGCTCTATGGCCAGAGCTGTGTGGAACATGCGGCCGAGCGGCAAATGCAACTGATGGCTAAGCCGTGCAGGAAACTGCTCTGCTGGTTGGAGAGCCACCAGGAGGAAGCCATATCCCTGGGTGTTGGTCTGCTGATCGTCTCCTCGATGGCTCATTTCGGCTGCAGTTTCTTTCGACTTTTCGCCCGCACTGGCTTGCACGTTCTCAAGCGAGGACTGCTGTGA